In Herpetosiphon gulosus, a genomic segment contains:
- a CDS encoding ParB N-terminal domain-containing protein codes for MPSETEIIIVPVDNLEFDPENPRLPTRLRGASKRDVLEWMLRDATLVELMQSIGEQGYFSGEPLLVIKSQKTSDKYIVIEGNRRLSALTLLNHPHDAPVKIYAVEQIVKEARSIPTEVPVVVFENRSKIIDYLGYRHITGVKPWSSLAKARYLKQLADTSSLPVVERNRHLAKIIGSRADYVSKLLFGLEVYDLIVSKNFFGISDLNDENFDFSILTTALSYKNIAKYIGTSNYEDTDSINYSNLADIVSWSFQKHNGVTRIGESRNLKDLSIIVDHKDALQRFKQGSTLKESLLFTSHPVEIFMESIEEAKKRINDAASIIIYIENIEMLDQMISKVKEMQAGLRSISVLLADKKKGDDHYE; via the coding sequence ATGCCATCTGAAACTGAAATTATTATTGTTCCGGTAGATAATCTTGAATTTGATCCAGAAAATCCACGCCTGCCGACTCGTCTACGAGGTGCTAGCAAGCGAGATGTTCTTGAGTGGATGTTACGTGATGCCACGCTTGTGGAGCTTATGCAGTCTATTGGTGAGCAAGGATATTTTTCAGGTGAACCTTTATTAGTTATAAAAAGTCAAAAGACTTCTGATAAATATATTGTAATTGAGGGTAATCGTCGCCTTTCAGCATTAACACTGCTTAATCATCCTCATGATGCGCCTGTTAAAATTTATGCCGTAGAGCAAATTGTAAAAGAGGCAAGGAGTATACCAACAGAAGTTCCAGTTGTTGTATTTGAAAATCGATCAAAAATAATTGATTATTTAGGATATCGCCATATTACTGGAGTTAAGCCATGGTCATCATTAGCAAAAGCTCGCTATTTAAAGCAACTGGCCGATACCTCTAGTCTACCTGTAGTTGAACGAAATCGACATCTGGCAAAAATTATTGGTAGTAGAGCTGATTATGTAAGTAAACTTCTTTTTGGATTAGAAGTATATGATCTTATCGTATCAAAAAACTTTTTTGGTATATCCGATTTGAATGATGAGAATTTTGATTTTTCTATTCTCACAACTGCCTTATCGTATAAAAATATTGCTAAATATATTGGTACAAGTAATTATGAAGATACAGATTCTATTAACTATTCTAACTTGGCTGATATAGTTTCTTGGTCATTTCAGAAGCATAATGGAGTAACAAGAATTGGAGAATCAAGAAACTTAAAAGACCTTAGTATTATTGTCGATCATAAAGATGCATTACAAAGATTTAAGCAAGGTTCTACATTAAAAGAATCGTTGTTATTTACATCTCATCCGGTTGAAATTTTCATGGAATCTATTGAGGAAGCAAAAAAACGTATTAATGATGCTGCATCAATTATTATTTATATTGAAAATATTGAAATGCTTGATCAAATGATAAGTAAAGTAAAAGAAATGCAAGCTGGATTAAGAAGTATAAGTGTATTATTAGCTGATAAGAAAAAGGGAGATGACCATTATGAGTAA